The following are encoded in a window of Mycobacterium decipiens genomic DNA:
- a CDS encoding citrate synthase 2: protein MTVVPENFVAGLEGVVAFTTEIAEPDKDGGALRYRGVDIEDLVSQRVTFGDVWALLVDGTFGHGLPPAEPFPLPIHSGDVRVDVQAGLAMLAPIWGYGPLLDIDDATAREQLARASVMALSYVAQSARGIYQPAVPQRVIDECSTITARFMTRWQGEPDPRHIEAIDAYWVSAAEHGMNASTFTARVIASTGADVAAALSGAIGAMSGPLHGGAPARVLPMLEEVERSGDARGLVKTILDRGEKLMGFGHRVYRAQDPRARVLRAAAERLGAPRYEVAVAVEQAALSELRERRPDRAIETNVEFWAAVILDFARVPANMMPAMFTCGRTAGWCAHILEQKRLGKLVRPSAIYVGPGPRSPESVEGWERILTKA, encoded by the coding sequence ATGACAGTGGTACCGGAGAATTTTGTCGCTGGCCTCGAAGGTGTGGTGGCATTCACCACCGAGATAGCCGAGCCGGATAAGGACGGCGGCGCACTGCGCTACCGCGGCGTCGATATCGAGGACCTGGTGAGTCAACGGGTCACCTTCGGCGACGTGTGGGCGCTGCTGGTGGACGGCACCTTCGGTCACGGGCTGCCGCCGGCTGAACCGTTCCCGCTGCCGATCCACTCGGGCGACGTGCGGGTCGATGTCCAGGCGGGCCTGGCGATGCTGGCACCCATCTGGGGATACGGGCCACTGCTCGACATCGACGACGCCACCGCCCGCGAACAGCTGGCCCGGGCATCGGTGATGGCGCTGTCCTATGTAGCGCAGTCCGCACGCGGCATCTATCAGCCAGCGGTCCCACAGCGAGTAATCGATGAATGCTCGACGATCACGGCACGTTTCATGACCCGATGGCAAGGGGAACCAGACCCCAGACACATCGAGGCCATTGACGCCTACTGGGTGTCGGCCGCCGAGCACGGCATGAACGCCTCGACGTTCACCGCGCGCGTGATCGCCTCGACCGGAGCGGATGTGGCGGCAGCGCTATCGGGCGCGATTGGCGCGATGAGCGGACCGCTGCATGGTGGCGCGCCGGCCCGGGTCCTGCCGATGCTCGAAGAGGTCGAACGCAGCGGCGATGCCCGCGGCCTGGTCAAAACCATACTGGACCGCGGCGAGAAGCTGATGGGGTTCGGGCACCGGGTCTACCGCGCGCAGGATCCACGAGCACGAGTACTGCGGGCGGCCGCCGAGCGGCTGGGCGCGCCGCGCTACGAGGTCGCCGTCGCGGTGGAGCAGGCTGCGCTGTCGGAACTGAGGGAACGCCGTCCGGACCGAGCGATCGAAACGAATGTCGAATTCTGGGCCGCGGTCATCCTGGACTTTGCCCGGGTACCGGCCAACATGATGCCGGCGATGTTCACCTGTGGGCGCACCGCCGGGTGGTGTGCTCACATTCTCGAGCAGAAGCGACTCGGCAAGTTGGTCCGCCCGTCGGCCATCTACGTGGGACCGGGCCCACGCAGCCCGGAGTCTGTCGAAGGCTGGGAGCGCATACTCACCAAAGCCTGA
- a CDS encoding Ig-like domain-containing protein, with translation MDHAKSIGRVGALVVVVGVGAAVAVTHAISNAEPTDAGSSNGDSRVDVPSPSGGSGTLLAATPGAGLSPGSLPQLDPGNIPDDILNYLIDFLAGVHNGIVPIVSNRTPVATPQQFSVPQGGTTGPIPFDAYDPDGNRMTFTVRARGAPGGPQHGVVIVDQKTDSFTYTADPGFVGSDTFTVSVSDDTDLHVHGLAGYLGPFHGHDDVATVTAFVGATPTDKISGDFSMVTYNIAGLPFPLSSAILPRFLYTKEIGKRLNSYYVANVQEDFAYHDFLTKKSKMPSQTPPDPPTLLWPIGVPFSDGLNTLAEFKVKRLDRQTWYKCHSDNCLTPKGFTYSQMQLAGGETVDLYNLHANTGGGADTNANFAQLANYIQQNSAGRAVIVTGDFNARYSDDQSALLQFAAANGLTDAWVQVEHGPTAPPYAPTCDDRNECELLDKIFYRSGQGVMLQATSYSNEAAKFLNSKGQPLSDHSPPAVLFHYVADNVAVG, from the coding sequence ATGGATCACGCCAAAAGCATCGGCAGGGTCGGCGCGTTAGTGGTTGTCGTGGGGGTGGGTGCGGCGGTGGCGGTAACCCACGCGATCAGCAATGCCGAGCCAACGGATGCGGGCTCGTCAAATGGTGATTCGCGGGTGGATGTGCCGTCGCCGTCGGGTGGGTCCGGCACCCTGTTGGCTGCGACACCGGGCGCGGGCTTGTCACCGGGTAGCCTGCCGCAGCTCGATCCGGGCAACATTCCTGACGACATCCTTAATTACCTGATCGACTTTCTAGCCGGAGTGCACAACGGGATTGTGCCAATTGTCTCCAACCGTACGCCCGTCGCGACCCCGCAACAGTTCAGTGTCCCTCAGGGCGGTACCACCGGCCCGATCCCGTTTGACGCGTACGACCCGGACGGAAACAGGATGACCTTCACGGTGCGGGCGCGTGGCGCACCCGGCGGACCCCAGCACGGTGTGGTGATCGTCGACCAAAAGACGGACAGTTTTACCTATACGGCTGATCCGGGTTTCGTTGGCAGCGACACCTTCACCGTCTCCGTCAGCGATGACACCGACCTTCATGTGCATGGTCTGGCGGGATATTTGGGTCCGTTCCACGGGCACGATGACGTCGCCACCGTGACGGCTTTCGTCGGAGCCACCCCGACCGACAAGATTAGCGGTGACTTCAGCATGGTCACCTACAACATCGCGGGGCTGCCCTTCCCGCTATCCAGCGCAATTTTGCCGCGCTTCTTGTACACCAAGGAAATTGGGAAACGCCTCAATTCTTACTACGTCGCCAACGTCCAGGAGGACTTCGCCTACCACGATTTCCTCACCAAGAAATCCAAGATGCCCAGCCAAACACCGCCCGACCCGCCGACCTTGCTGTGGCCCATCGGTGTGCCCTTCTCCGACGGGCTCAATACCCTCGCGGAGTTCAAGGTGAAAAGGCTCGACCGGCAGACGTGGTACAAGTGCCACAGCGACAACTGCCTTACCCCTAAGGGCTTTACCTATAGCCAAATGCAACTTGCGGGTGGGGAAACGGTCGACTTGTACAACCTGCACGCCAATACCGGTGGTGGGGCGGATACCAACGCCAACTTCGCGCAGCTCGCTAATTACATCCAGCAGAACTCCGCGGGTCGCGCGGTCATAGTCACGGGCGACTTCAACGCCCGATACTCCGACGACCAAAGCGCCCTTCTGCAATTTGCCGCGGCCAATGGGCTGACCGACGCCTGGGTGCAGGTGGAGCACGGCCCGACCGCGCCACCCTACGCACCCACGTGTGACGACCGAAACGAGTGTGAGCTGCTTGACAAGATCTTCTATCGGAGCGGCCAAGGAGTGATGCTGCAGGCCACCAGCTACAGCAACGAAGCGGCGAAGTTCCTCAACTCCAAGGGACAGCCGCTGTCAGATCACAGTCCTCCAGCGGTCCTCTTCCACTACGTCGCTGACAATGTGGCGGTTGGGTGA
- a CDS encoding class I SAM-dependent methyltransferase has product MRVEDDGWDVTTSVGSTGLLVAAARALETRKPDRLAVDPYAEVFCRAAGGEWADVLQGRLPDHYLMTRDFGEHFVNFQGARTRYFDEYFSRAAGAGVLQVVILAAGLDARAFRLRWPHGTTIFELDRPQVLDFKRAVLADHRIQPRAERREVAVDLRSDWRTALCDKGFDANQPSAWIAEGLLVYLSADVQQQLFVGIDALASPGSHVAVEEATPLDPEEFAAKLNEERAANAQGDPRMFFQMVYNQRWARAVEWFGERGWSATATPLANYLRRVGRPVPATESDAAPMIAAMTFVGAVRAG; this is encoded by the coding sequence ATGCGGGTCGAAGATGACGGCTGGGATGTCACCACCAGTGTTGGTTCCACCGGGTTGTTAGTTGCCGCGGCAAGAGCATTGGAGACGCGGAAGCCCGATCGGCTGGCCGTCGATCCTTATGCCGAGGTGTTCTGTCGGGCTGCGGGTGGCGAATGGGCCGACGTGTTGCAGGGCAGGCTCCCCGATCACTATTTGATGACCCGGGACTTCGGCGAGCACTTCGTCAACTTCCAAGGTGCACGCACCAGGTATTTTGACGAATACTTCTCCCGGGCGGCTGGCGCCGGCGTGCTGCAGGTGGTGATCCTGGCAGCGGGATTGGATGCTCGTGCGTTCCGGCTGCGATGGCCGCACGGGACAACAATCTTCGAGTTGGATCGACCGCAGGTTCTCGACTTTAAGAGGGCGGTGCTCGCCGACCATCGCATCCAACCGCGCGCCGAACGTCGCGAGGTTGCTGTCGACCTACGAAGTGATTGGCGAACGGCCTTGTGTGACAAAGGCTTCGACGCCAACCAGCCGTCGGCCTGGATTGCCGAGGGCTTACTAGTCTATCTTTCGGCCGACGTCCAGCAACAGTTGTTCGTCGGCATCGACGCTTTGGCTAGCCCGGGCAGCCACGTTGCTGTCGAGGAAGCAACGCCATTGGACCCTGAAGAATTCGCAGCCAAGCTGAACGAAGAACGCGCCGCGAACGCCCAAGGTGACCCGCGCATGTTCTTTCAAATGGTCTACAACCAACGATGGGCTCGGGCCGTGGAATGGTTCGGCGAGCGCGGCTGGAGCGCGACCGCGACGCCGTTGGCCAACTATCTGCGCCGGGTCGGCCGACCGGTGCCCGCAACGGAGTCAGACGCTGCGCCGATGATTGCCGCAATGACCTTCGTCGGCGCGGTCAGAGCGGGATAG
- a CDS encoding flavin-containing monooxygenase: protein MTGRDPAVAVVGAGMSGLCVAIALLSSGITDVRIYEKADDVGGTWRDNTYPGLTCDVPSRLYQYSFAKNPNWTQMFSPGGEIQAYFRRIADRYGLRHRIRFGAKVISARFDDGRWVLRTDTGVESTVDFLISATGVLHHPRMPEIAGLDDFGGTVFHSARWDHAVSLQGRRVAVIGTGSTGVQLVCGLAGVAGKVTMFQRTAQWVLPWPNPRYSKVGRVSHRVFPWLGWLAHKTYSLSFEMFTTALTKPGLHRRLVGVMCRAALRRVRDPHLRRALTPDYEPMCKRLVMSGEFYHAIQRDDVELVTAGIDHVEHRGIVTDDGVLHEVDIIVLATGFDSHAFFRPMQLTGRDGIIIDDVWQDGPHAHQTVAIPGFPNFFMMLGPHSPVGNFPLTAVAESQAEHIVQWIKRWCQGEFDTVEPTSSATEAFNTEIRAAMPNTVWTTGCDSWYLNKDGIPEVWPFAPAKHRAMLANLHPEEYDLRRHTVVRPVRQPNSV, encoded by the coding sequence ATGACAGGGCGGGATCCGGCGGTTGCCGTGGTCGGGGCGGGTATGTCCGGGCTGTGCGTTGCAATCGCGCTGCTGAGCAGTGGGATCACCGACGTTCGTATCTATGAGAAGGCTGACGATGTTGGTGGCACGTGGCGCGATAACACCTACCCTGGGCTGACATGTGACGTGCCGTCCCGGCTTTATCAGTACAGCTTCGCTAAGAACCCGAACTGGACCCAGATGTTCTCGCCGGGCGGCGAAATCCAGGCCTACTTTCGCAGGATCGCCGACCGCTACGGGCTGAGGCACCGGATTCGGTTTGGCGCCAAGGTCATCAGCGCCCGATTTGACGACGGTCGGTGGGTGCTGCGCACCGATACCGGAGTGGAGTCGACAGTTGACTTCTTGATCTCGGCTACCGGTGTTTTGCATCATCCCCGGATGCCGGAGATTGCCGGTTTGGACGACTTCGGGGGAACGGTCTTTCACTCGGCACGGTGGGATCATGCGGTATCGCTGCAAGGTCGGCGCGTCGCTGTGATCGGCACCGGGTCGACGGGCGTACAACTGGTCTGCGGCCTAGCTGGGGTTGCGGGCAAAGTCACTATGTTCCAGCGCACCGCGCAATGGGTGCTGCCGTGGCCCAACCCTCGCTACTCGAAAGTGGGGCGAGTCTCCCACCGCGTTTTTCCGTGGCTAGGTTGGCTGGCCCACAAGACATACAGCCTTTCCTTCGAGATGTTTACGACTGCGCTGACCAAGCCGGGCTTGCACCGAAGGCTGGTAGGGGTTATGTGTCGCGCCGCCTTACGTCGGGTGCGTGACCCGCACCTGCGTCGGGCCCTGACTCCTGATTACGAGCCGATGTGCAAGCGGCTGGTGATGTCCGGCGAGTTCTATCACGCGATCCAGCGCGACGACGTCGAATTGGTCACGGCCGGTATCGACCACGTCGAGCATCGCGGCATCGTGACCGATGACGGCGTGTTGCACGAGGTGGACATCATCGTGCTCGCCACGGGGTTTGACTCTCATGCGTTCTTCCGGCCGATGCAGCTCACCGGCCGCGACGGCATCATCATCGATGATGTGTGGCAAGACGGTCCGCATGCTCATCAAACCGTAGCAATACCTGGATTTCCGAACTTCTTTATGATGTTGGGGCCGCATAGCCCCGTGGGAAACTTCCCGTTGACGGCTGTCGCCGAGTCTCAGGCCGAGCACATCGTGCAGTGGATAAAGCGGTGGTGCCAAGGTGAATTCGACACAGTAGAGCCCACGTCATCGGCAACCGAAGCATTCAACACCGAAATTCGAGCCGCGATGCCGAACACCGTCTGGACCACCGGATGTGACAGTTGGTACCTGAACAAAGACGGCATTCCTGAGGTCTGGCCCTTTGCACCGGCTAAACATCGCGCCATGCTCGCCAACCTGCACCCCGAAGAATACGACCTACGCCGACACACGGTGGTACGCCCAGTACGTCAGCCCAATAGCGTTTGA
- a CDS encoding VOC family protein, whose protein sequence is MALNVEPALSPHLVVDDAAAAIDFYVKAFDAVELGRVPGPDGRLIHAALRINGFMLMLNDDFPEMCGGKSMTPKSLGGTPVTIHLTVTDVDAKFQRALDAGATVVTALEDQFWGDRYGVVVDPFGHHWSLGQPVREVSMDEIQAAMSAQAG, encoded by the coding sequence ATGGCGCTCAACGTCGAACCCGCTCTGTCCCCACACCTCGTCGTCGACGACGCTGCCGCGGCGATCGACTTCTACGTGAAAGCCTTCGACGCCGTCGAACTGGGGCGAGTGCCCGGACCCGACGGCAGACTGATCCACGCCGCGCTGCGTATCAACGGCTTCATGCTGATGCTCAACGACGACTTCCCGGAGATGTGTGGTGGCAAATCCATGACGCCGAAGTCGCTGGGCGGAACGCCGGTCACCATTCATTTAACGGTCACCGACGTCGACGCCAAGTTCCAGCGTGCGCTGGACGCCGGCGCCACCGTGGTGACCGCCTTGGAGGACCAGTTCTGGGGAGACCGCTACGGTGTGGTCGTCGACCCGTTTGGCCACCACTGGTCGCTTGGACAGCCAGTACGCGAGGTCAGCATGGATGAGATCCAAGCGGCCATGTCAGCGCAAGCGGGTTAG
- a CDS encoding ATP-binding protein, whose product MVTPNVVPMQYLARRHLTSFVGRTAEMNDVRRLFADKRLVTLTGADGMGKTRLALQIGAQIAPEFAYGRWHFDLAAINDRDSVSISLMNALGLPAQPGLSAIDTLIRFIGDTRVLLVLDHCEHLLDACAAIIDSLLRACPRLAILTTSSEAIGVAGEVTWRVPSLSLSGDAIELFADRARRVRSDFDVDTETAAAVGEVCRRLDGVPLAIELAAARTDTLSLAEILDGLNDRFRLLAGAARNAVRPEQTLCATVQWSHALLSGPERALLHRLAVFAGEFDLDAVQAVDAGDDDIAGYQTLRRFAQLVDKSFVVAESNSGRPGYRLLFSVRQYALEKLSESGEADVVLVRYRNHVNQANQVVRTGSAESRSSA is encoded by the coding sequence ATGGTGACGCCGAATGTCGTCCCCATGCAATATTTGGCTCGCCGCCACTTGACGAGCTTTGTCGGCCGCACGGCCGAGATGAACGATGTGCGGCGGCTCTTCGCCGACAAAAGGCTGGTGACACTTACCGGCGCGGACGGGATGGGAAAGACCCGTCTCGCGCTGCAGATCGGCGCCCAAATCGCACCCGAATTCGCCTATGGGCGTTGGCATTTTGACCTAGCCGCGATCAATGACCGAGACTCCGTGTCGATCTCTTTGATGAACGCGTTGGGCCTGCCTGCCCAGCCGGGACTGTCCGCGATCGACACGCTTATCCGGTTCATCGGTGACACTCGAGTCCTGCTGGTGTTGGACCATTGTGAGCATTTGCTGGACGCGTGCGCAGCGATAATTGACTCCCTGTTGCGTGCCTGTCCGAGGTTGGCGATTCTGACGACTAGTAGCGAAGCCATCGGGGTGGCCGGTGAGGTGACCTGGCGGGTGCCTTCGCTATCGCTGAGCGGCGATGCCATCGAACTATTTGCTGACCGGGCCCGCCGCGTGCGGTCGGATTTCGACGTTGACACCGAAACCGCAGCCGCTGTTGGGGAAGTTTGCCGACGCCTGGACGGAGTTCCGCTGGCGATCGAACTTGCCGCCGCCCGAACTGACACGTTGTCGCTGGCGGAGATCCTCGATGGTCTCAACGACCGATTCCGGTTACTAGCCGGCGCTGCGCGCAACGCGGTGCGCCCCGAGCAGACGCTATGCGCCACGGTCCAATGGTCCCATGCGCTGTTGAGCGGGCCGGAGCGGGCGCTGTTGCACCGGTTGGCGGTGTTCGCGGGCGAGTTCGACCTGGACGCGGTCCAGGCGGTGGACGCTGGTGACGACGACATCGCGGGCTATCAGACACTCCGCCGGTTCGCCCAGCTGGTGGACAAATCCTTTGTTGTGGCCGAAAGCAACAGCGGCCGACCGGGATACCGGCTGCTGTTTTCGGTTCGTCAGTACGCGTTGGAGAAGCTCAGCGAGTCGGGAGAGGCCGACGTCGTGCTGGTGCGTTACCGCAACCACGTCAACCAGGCCAACCAGGTGGTACGCACTGGGTCCGCAGAGTCGCGGAGCAGTGCATGA
- a CDS encoding LuxR family transcriptional regulator, with protein MVTLLLADVEESTRLWQAQPEEMAAAVARLDHTVSEAITIHGGVQPIEQGEGDSFVVAFARASDAAACALDLQRASLAPIRLRMGLHTGEVQLRDQLNYVGPTINRTARLRDLAHGGQIVLSATTGDLISDWLPTDAWLVDLGRHPLRDLPRPEWVMQLCHPDLRERFPPLRTAKAVAASVLPAQFTTFVGRHAQMNEVRALLAENRLVTLCGTGGVGKTRLAIQIAGSSEFRDGLCYVDLAPITESGIVPSTAARSVGLPDQPGRSTMDTLRRFIGNRRMLMVLDNCEHLLDASAALVVELLGVCPALTILATSREPIGVAGEITWRVPSMSVADEAIELFADRASRVQPGFTLANHNAAAVREICRRLDGIPLAIEFAAARVRSMSPVEIADGLDDRFRLLAGSVRGAVQRQQTLRASIDWSHALLTETEQILFRRLAPFVGGFDLAAARAVAAAGTDLEPFQVLDQLTLLVDKSLVVVEERQGRTRYRLLETVRRYALEKLGDSGEADVRARHRDHYTALAARLNTPAENDHQRLVARAETEIDNLRAAFAWSRESGQITEALQLASSLQPIWFGRAHLREGLAWFDSILEDPSINQLAVSTAVRARALADKAMLGTWLATSPVGATDIIAPAQQALAMARDVGDPAVLVRALTAYGCSSGYNAEAAAPYFAEATDLARAIDDKWTLCQILYWRGVGICISGDPNALRAAAEECRDLADTIGDRFVSRHCTLWFSLAQMWTGNLTEAIELSNEVTAEAEASNDVVTRVLGLYTQAQVLAYRGASAAHATAAACIEAATELGGVYQGIGYAALTFAALATGDIAAAVEASEAARPILSAQSDQVTMHQALMAQLALAGGDAITAQHFANDAVLATNGWHRMVALTTRARVAIARGDPDLARDDAHAALACGAPLHAYQGMPDAMELLAGLAGEVGSHQEAARLFGAAAALRQETTQVRFKTWDPGYEASVAALRDAMGGEDFDRAWAEGAALSTDEAIAYAQRGRGERKRPARGWGALTPTEHNVVRLASEGLSNKDIAKRLFVSPRTVQTHLTHVYAKLGLTSRIQLVDEAVRRS; from the coding sequence ATGGTGACATTGCTCCTGGCCGACGTCGAGGAATCGACCCGCCTGTGGCAGGCGCAGCCAGAGGAGATGGCCGCCGCCGTCGCGCGCCTGGATCACACTGTGTCGGAAGCCATCACGATTCACGGTGGGGTGCAACCGATCGAACAGGGCGAAGGTGATAGCTTCGTCGTGGCTTTCGCTCGCGCTAGCGATGCCGCTGCATGCGCGCTGGATCTGCAGCGGGCCTCGCTGGCGCCGATCCGGCTCCGCATGGGCCTGCACACCGGCGAGGTGCAGTTGCGCGACCAACTCAACTATGTCGGCCCGACTATCAACCGGACCGCGCGTCTCCGGGACCTAGCACACGGAGGTCAAATCGTGCTGTCTGCCACGACAGGTGATTTGATCAGCGACTGGCTCCCGACCGATGCATGGCTTGTCGATCTCGGGCGCCACCCGCTGCGCGACCTACCTCGTCCCGAATGGGTCATGCAGTTGTGCCATCCCGACCTTCGCGAGAGGTTCCCCCCACTGCGCACAGCCAAAGCCGTCGCCGCGTCAGTTCTTCCGGCGCAGTTCACCACATTTGTCGGCCGCCATGCGCAGATGAATGAGGTGCGAGCACTCCTGGCGGAAAACCGGCTGGTGACGCTGTGCGGTACGGGCGGTGTCGGCAAGACCCGTCTGGCGATTCAGATTGCGGGATCATCGGAGTTTCGCGACGGCTTGTGTTATGTCGACCTGGCCCCAATCACTGAATCCGGCATCGTACCGTCCACGGCAGCCCGCTCTGTGGGTCTGCCCGATCAGCCCGGCCGTTCGACGATGGACACTCTTCGCCGTTTCATCGGGAACCGCCGCATGCTGATGGTGTTGGACAACTGTGAGCATCTTCTCGATGCATCCGCGGCACTCGTCGTCGAGCTGTTGGGGGTCTGTCCGGCGCTGACGATCTTGGCGACGAGCCGGGAGCCGATCGGGGTGGCCGGCGAAATCACCTGGCGCGTACCGTCGATGTCGGTAGCCGACGAAGCAATCGAATTGTTCGCGGACCGAGCCAGCCGAGTACAGCCCGGGTTCACCCTGGCCAATCACAACGCCGCGGCCGTGCGCGAGATCTGCCGGCGGCTGGACGGCATACCACTGGCGATCGAGTTCGCCGCGGCACGGGTGCGCTCGATGTCGCCGGTCGAGATCGCCGACGGCCTGGATGACCGTTTCCGGCTCCTGGCCGGCAGTGTGCGGGGCGCGGTGCAGCGCCAGCAGACACTTCGCGCATCGATCGACTGGTCGCATGCGCTGTTGACCGAAACAGAGCAAATCTTGTTTCGCCGACTGGCGCCATTTGTCGGCGGGTTCGACCTCGCCGCGGCGCGCGCGGTCGCCGCCGCCGGTACCGACCTTGAGCCGTTTCAGGTGCTTGATCAGCTGACCTTGCTGGTAGACAAGTCGCTGGTGGTGGTCGAAGAACGCCAGGGTCGCACGCGGTACCGGCTGCTGGAAACGGTGCGCCGGTATGCGCTGGAAAAACTCGGCGACTCCGGCGAGGCCGATGTGCGCGCCCGACACCGTGACCACTACACGGCGCTGGCCGCCCGACTCAACACCCCTGCGGAAAACGATCACCAGCGGCTTGTCGCTCGGGCTGAAACAGAGATCGACAACCTGCGCGCCGCGTTTGCCTGGAGCCGTGAAAGCGGCCAAATCACAGAGGCATTGCAGCTCGCCTCCTCGCTGCAACCGATCTGGTTCGGGCGAGCGCACCTGCGCGAGGGGTTGGCCTGGTTCGATTCGATCCTGGAGGACCCAAGTATCAACCAGCTCGCCGTGTCAACGGCAGTTCGGGCGCGGGCGCTCGCTGATAAGGCGATGCTCGGTACCTGGCTTGCCACGAGTCCGGTGGGCGCCACCGACATCATCGCTCCGGCCCAACAAGCGCTAGCGATGGCACGCGACGTAGGCGACCCCGCGGTGTTGGTTCGGGCGCTCACCGCCTACGGCTGCAGCAGTGGCTACAACGCAGAAGCGGCCGCGCCCTACTTCGCCGAGGCGACCGACCTGGCGCGCGCCATTGACGACAAGTGGACGCTGTGCCAAATCCTCTACTGGCGAGGGGTCGGGATCTGCATATCGGGCGACCCGAACGCGCTGCGAGCGGCGGCAGAAGAATGCCGTGACCTAGCCGACACCATCGGCGACCGGTTCGTCTCGCGTCACTGCACCTTGTGGTTCAGTTTGGCGCAGATGTGGACCGGCAACCTGACCGAGGCGATCGAACTATCCAACGAAGTCACTGCCGAGGCCGAGGCGTCCAACGATGTGGTGACAAGAGTTCTCGGCTTGTACACCCAGGCCCAGGTGCTGGCGTACCGCGGCGCCAGCGCTGCCCACGCGACGGCCGCTGCTTGCATTGAAGCCGCGACGGAGTTGGGCGGCGTGTACCAAGGCATTGGCTATGCGGCGCTGACGTTCGCCGCGTTGGCTACCGGTGATATCGCGGCAGCGGTCGAGGCCAGCGAAGCCGCGCGGCCGATTCTTAGTGCCCAATCCGACCAGGTGACAATGCACCAGGCGCTGATGGCGCAGTTGGCCCTGGCAGGGGGCGATGCGATCACCGCACAACACTTCGCTAACGACGCCGTCCTTGCGACCAATGGGTGGCACCGAATGGTGGCGTTGACCACACGCGCGCGAGTGGCCATTGCGCGCGGCGATCCAGATCTGGCACGCGATGACGCCCATGCTGCGCTGGCCTGCGGCGCCCCCCTGCACGCCTACCAGGGCATGCCTGACGCCATGGAACTCCTCGCCGGCTTGGCCGGCGAGGTCGGCAGTCACCAGGAAGCGGCACGCCTGTTCGGGGCGGCGGCCGCCCTCCGGCAGGAGACAACTCAGGTCCGCTTCAAGACATGGGACCCCGGCTACGAGGCCTCGGTGGCGGCGCTTCGTGACGCGATGGGCGGCGAGGATTTCGACCGCGCCTGGGCCGAGGGTGCCGCCTTGTCTACCGACGAGGCGATCGCCTATGCACAGCGCGGTCGCGGCGAACGCAAACGACCGGCCCGTGGATGGGGCGCGCTGACCCCGACCGAACACAACGTCGTGCGGTTGGCCAGCGAGGGACTAAGCAATAAGGACATCGCAAAACGGCTTTTCGTCTCACCGCGTACCGTGCAAACTCACCTCACCCATGTCTATGCCAAACTCGGACTCACCTCCCGAATCCAACTCGTGGACGAAGCGGTACGCCGCAGCTAA